Proteins from one Camelina sativa cultivar DH55 chromosome 8, Cs, whole genome shotgun sequence genomic window:
- the LOC104705888 gene encoding protein GAMETE EXPRESSED 3-like, with amino-acid sequence MVTCRFVFIFLPFFFFVFSAVSQLPDQNVEKKTVRILSRTLIGDDGRVYACSDNDFFSFESNGSIAWSVHMNFKCNTDLSPVYSGLNQMLVLAENRILRVDFPRNGTKSEPELFFDPGEPILGFAVSISSSSVYITVKNHGLYAYNMLRQQLWIAEPKTERFGYRLGCRKDYDNCTFDSPPVIDSCEGSIYISNNEGELYSLSLRGTYYQWIQDFSLVDRFFTVTPGNNGLVYVVFPRKSLVYALDSFSGDILWQKTVGPLAETSGSDPVIDSNSWVSIGSLDGTLYSFSRIGELYKIPKNTLTDSMIQIEPVLDCSGYAVYVSQTKLQGKIDRVVNEDYTYVSAKKPETAVFSLVVPETRSIHWSQSYSDQIEGLSLDEDLQHFVLDERIVLAFVAASNSGNPFRCRSKHEKLTSSCSFAEPEHLDIYIGNERAIIWFILLEFVIMIIFAALVSFCFIFWKKKKLQGRPFSAFLDKRRLLHRKRREIDRTIRKLQNESTADEFTVDQIGELVQERENVKRKLSSTYSLGRDIEASKSKSKDYVLPLYGGGSRSFSFRNRENESITIFQTRHDVSSSEESHRDQQYSDDDAADDEHDEDNLDRKQKGKLFAHSEGSSNDGDDDESCGIASGRKRNIYLKKRSLSLTT; translated from the exons ATGGTGACATGTAGatttgttttcatcttcttacccttcttcttcttcgtcttctctgcAGTTTCTCAACTACCTG ACCAAAACGTGGAGAAGAAAACTGTTCGAATTCTCTCGAGGACACTCATCGGAGATGACGGCAGAGTCTACGCTTGCTCCGACAACgacttcttctccttcgagTCTAATGGATCAATCGCTTGGTCGGTACATATGAATTTCAAATGTAACACTGATTTATCCCCGGTTTATTCCGGTTTAAACCAG aTGCTTGTTCTTGCAGAGAATCGAATCCTGAGAGTTGATTTCCCAAGAAACGGAACCAAATCTGAACCGGAATTGTTCTTCGATCCCGGTGAACCGATTCTTGGTTTCGCTGTTAGCATATCGAGTTCTTCGGTTTACATCACGGTTAAGAATCATGGTCTCTACGCTTATAATATGCTTAGACAGCAACTCTGGATTGCAGAGCCTAAGACCGAACGATTCGGATACCGATTAGGATGTCGAAAAGATTACGATAACTGTACATTCGATTCTCCACCAGTTATTGATTCTTGCGAAGGAAGTATCTAT aTTTCAAACAATGAAGGAGAACTCTACTCGTTATCTCTCCGTGGCACTTACTACCAATGGATTCAAGATTTTAGTCTAGTGGATCGTTTCTTCACCGTTACACCGGGGAATAACGGTCTAGTCTACGTCGTTTTCCCTAGGAAGTCACTCGTCTACGCGTTAGATTCGTTTTCTGGTGACATTCTGTGGCAAAAAACCGTCGGTCCATTAGCAGAAACCTCTGGTTCAGACCCTGTCATAGACTCAAACA GTTGGGTATCAATTGGTTCACTAGATGGGACATTGTACTCGTTCTCAAGAATAGGGGAGCTTTACAAGATACCAAAAAACACACTAACAGATTCAATGATTCAAATAGAGCCAGTACTCGATTGCTCGGGCTATGCTGTTTATGTTTCTCAgacaaaactacaaggaaagaTCGATCGTGTCGTCAATGAAGATTATACTTATGTGTCGGCCAAGAAACCAGAGACTGCAGTCTTTTCACTTGTAGTTCCAGAGACCAGATCGATTCACTGGTCGCAGAGTTATTCTG ATCAAATTGAGGGTTTGTCATTAGACGAAGATCTACAACATTTTGTGTTGGACGAgaggattgttcttgcattcGTTGCAGCCTCTAATTCTGGAAATCCATTTCGATGTCGTTCCAAACATGAGAAGCTAACATCTAGCTGTTCGTTTGCAGAACCAGAGCATCTTGATATCTACATTG GTAACGAAAGAGCGATAATTTGGTTTATACTGTTGGAGTTTGTGATCATGATCATCTTTGCGGCTCTTGTGAGTTTCTGTTTTATATtctggaagaaaaagaagcttcaAGGACGTCCCTTTAGTGCTTTCTTGGACAAGCGA CGTTTGCTGCACAGGAAGAGGAGAGAAATCGATAGAACGATAAGAAAACTTCAAAATGAATCAACGGCTGATGAATTCACGGTTGATCAAATTGGTGAGCTGGTTCAAGAGAGGGAAAACGTGAAGAGGAAACTCTCTTCGACCTATAGTCTTGGAAGGGACATAGAAGCATCAAAGTCAAAGTCTAAAGATTATGTTCTTCCCTTGTACGGAGGAGGTTCTAGAAGCTTCTCTTTCCGAAATAGGGAGAACGAGAGTATCACGATTTTTCAAACACGACACGATGTGTCATCCTCAGAAGAGAGCCATAGGGACCAACAatatagtgatgatgatgccGCTGATGATGAACATGATGAAGATAACTTGGACCGTAAGCAAAAGGGAAAGTTGTTTGCCCATTCGGAGGGTTCTTccaatgatggtgatgatgatgaatcatgCGGTATTGCAAGCGgtagaaaaagaaacatatatttaaagAAGAGGTCATTATCTTTGACGACTTAA
- the LOC104709160 gene encoding protein NSP-INTERACTING KINASE 1-like, with product MESTIVMMMVMTRSIFCFLGLICLLSSVNGLLSPKGVNFEVQALMDIKASLHDPHGVLDNWDRDAVDPCSWTMVTCSSENFVIGLGTPSQNLSGTLSPSITNLTNLRIVLLQNNNITGKIPSDIGRLTRLETLDLSDNFFRGEIPFSVGYLRSLQYLRLNNNSLSGVFPLSLSNMTQLAFLDLSYNNLSGPVPRFAAKTFSIVGNPLICPTGAEPDCNGTTLIPMSMNLNATGAPLYIGRSRNHKMAIAVGSSVGTVSLIFIAVGLFLWWRQRHNQNTFFDVKDGNHHEEVSLGNLRRFNFRELQIATNNFSSKNLLGKGGYGNVYKGILGDSTVVAVKRLKDGGALGGEIQFQTEVEMISLAVHRNLLRLYGFCITQAEKLLVYPYMSNGSIASRMKAKPVLDWSIRKRIAIGAARGLVYLHEQCDPKIIHRDVKAANILLDDYCEAVVGDFGLAKLLDHQDTHVTTAVRGTVGHIAPEYLSTGQSSEKTDV from the exons ATGGAGAGTACTATTgttatgatgatggtgatgacaAGATCTATATTTTGCTTCTTGGGATTGATATGCCTTCTCAGCTCTGTTAACGGATTGCTTTCTCCTAAAGGAGTTAACTTTGAAG TGCAAGCTTTGATGGACATAAAAGCTTCATTACATGATCCTCATGGTGTTCTTGATAACTGGGATAGAGATGCTGTTGATCCTTGTAGTTGGACTATGGTTACTTGTTCTTCCGAAAACTTTGTCATTGGCTT gGGCACACCTAGTCAGAATCTATCTGGTACATTATCTCCAAGCATTACCAACTTAACAAATCTTCGGATTGT GCTGTTGCAGAACAACAACATAACAGGGAAAATTCCTTCTGATATTGGTCGGCTAACGAGGCTTGAGACTCTAGATCTCTCTGACAACTTCTTCCGCGGTGAAATTCCATTTTCAGTTGGCTATTTACGAAGCCTGCAATATCT GAGGCTTAACAACAATTCTCTCTCTGGAGTATTTCCTCTGTCACTATCCAATATGACTCAACTTGCCTTTCT tgATTTATCATACAACAATCTCAGTGGTCCTGTCCCAAGATTTGCTGCAAAGACCTTTAG CATCGTTGGAAACCCGCTGATCTGTCCTACAGGTGCTGAACCAGACTGCAATGGAACTACATTGATCCCAATGTCTATGAATTTGAATGCAACTGGAG ctccTTTATACATTGGTAGATCGAGGAATCACAAAATGGCAATCGCCGTTGGATCCAGCGTTGGAACTGTATCATTGATCTTCATTGCTGTTGGATTGTTTCTCTGGTGGAGACAAAGACATAACCAAAACACATTCTTTGATGTTAAAG ATGGGAATCATCATGAGGAAGTTTCACTTGGAAACCTGAGGAGATTCAATTTCAGGGAGCTTCAGATCGCGACTAATAACTTCAGCAGTAAGAACTTATTGGGGAAAGGTGGATATGGAAATGTGTACAAAGGAATACTTGGAGACAGTACCGTGGTTGCAGTGAAAAGACTTAAAGATGGAGGAGCATTAGGAGGAGAGATACAGTTTCAGACAGAAGTCGAAATGATCAGTTTAGCTGTTCATCGAAACCTCTTAAGACTCTACGGTTTCTGCATCACACAAGCTGAGAAGCTTTTGGTTTATCCTTACATGTCTAATGGAAGCATTGCATCTCGGATGAAAGCTAAACCGGTTCTTGATTGGAGCATTAGGAAGAGGATAGCGATAGGAGCTGCAAGAGGGCTTGTGTATCTCCATGAGCAATGTGATCCGAAGATTATACACCGCGATGTGAAAGCAGCTAATATACTTCTTGATGACTACTGTGAAGCTGTGGTTGGTGATTTTGGTTTAGCTAAACTCTTGGATCATCAAGATACACATGTCACAACCGCGGTTAGAGGCACGGTGGGTCACATTGCTCCAGAGTATCTCTCAACTGGTCAATCCTCTGAGAAAACCGATGTC
- the LOC109126060 gene encoding uncharacterized protein LOC109126060 produces MEMKKVMMSSERSKEKKRSISRRLGKYMKQQKGRIYIIRRCVVMLLCWHD; encoded by the coding sequence ATGGAAATGAAGAAGGTCATGATGAGCTCAGAGagatcaaaagagaagaagaggtcaaTAAGTAGACGACTGGGGAAGTATATGAAACAGCAAAAGGGAAGGATTTACATCATCAGAAGATGTGTGGTCATGCTCCTTTGTTGGCatgattga